Proteins encoded in a region of the Pseudomonas denitrificans (nom. rej.) genome:
- a CDS encoding LuxR C-terminal-related transcriptional regulator has product MRDALRTLLEEMGHEVAAEAIDVPSALSLAREARPDLVILELNLPGAGGLDLLRRLRARDARQKVLVYSRQNPAHFAPLCFQAGASGFVSKHEDTALLRKAIVDVLAGRGHFAREHMQSGPGDVLGSLTPRELSVLQLIAEGQSNVRIAEQLRISFKTVSTYKAHLLEKLRVGSNVELAEIARRAGLVADYPSGAAVAEALPAEIGLLRELVDAAPNPMFVRGVDSRLLFCNQRFLDFHQVSADEALGATLAGSTWLPAQHRESLPGRFQTVIEKGAPVTFTLRAELHGRHRVLHNWMVPCRDSSGQPTGVLGGLQDITDSEDELLEWRDRALAAEAGLHRLREISTAALDELHSRLDGLELHPATPGLDGVVEALRRLKSTSNPKEDHPAPSLTPCDLEDLIERGLAQYPACRFDNQCSERLRSWLDAELFSHWLNGALELLVAARGVMLAARAVQQGQLLVRLELSGVGGSNSIILQQYVLRLAQRLNARMGIQRSAEHLAIDLELELRLAAN; this is encoded by the coding sequence GTGCGCGATGCCTTGCGCACGTTGCTGGAAGAAATGGGCCACGAGGTGGCGGCGGAGGCGATCGATGTGCCCAGTGCCCTGAGCCTGGCGCGTGAAGCCCGCCCGGACCTGGTGATCCTCGAACTGAACCTGCCGGGGGCAGGCGGGCTCGACCTGCTGCGGCGCCTGCGCGCTCGCGATGCCCGGCAGAAGGTGCTGGTCTACAGCCGGCAGAACCCGGCGCATTTCGCCCCGCTGTGCTTCCAGGCCGGCGCCAGTGGCTTCGTCAGCAAGCATGAAGACACTGCCCTGCTGCGCAAGGCCATCGTCGATGTGCTTGCCGGGCGCGGCCACTTCGCCCGCGAGCACATGCAGTCGGGCCCCGGAGATGTGCTGGGCAGCCTGACACCGCGCGAATTGTCGGTACTGCAACTGATCGCCGAGGGGCAGTCGAACGTGCGCATCGCCGAACAGCTGCGCATCAGCTTCAAGACGGTCAGCACCTACAAGGCGCACCTGCTGGAGAAGCTGCGCGTTGGCTCCAACGTCGAGCTGGCCGAAATCGCCCGTCGTGCAGGCCTGGTAGCGGATTATCCGTCGGGTGCGGCGGTGGCCGAAGCGCTGCCCGCCGAGATCGGCCTTTTGCGCGAACTGGTCGATGCCGCGCCCAACCCGATGTTCGTGCGGGGTGTCGACAGCCGCCTGCTGTTCTGCAACCAGCGCTTCCTCGACTTCCACCAGGTCAGCGCGGACGAAGCGCTGGGCGCTACGCTGGCTGGCAGCACCTGGCTGCCGGCACAGCATCGCGAGTCGCTGCCGGGCCGCTTCCAGACCGTGATAGAGAAGGGCGCTCCGGTGACCTTCACCCTGCGCGCCGAGCTGCATGGCAGGCATCGCGTGCTGCACAACTGGATGGTGCCCTGTCGCGACTCCAGCGGCCAGCCGACCGGCGTGCTGGGTGGCTTGCAGGACATTACCGACAGCGAGGACGAACTGCTCGAATGGCGCGACCGCGCCCTGGCCGCCGAAGCCGGGCTGCACCGGCTCCGCGAGATCAGCACGGCAGCGCTGGACGAGCTGCACTCCCGCCTGGACGGGCTCGAACTGCACCCGGCAACACCGGGCCTGGACGGAGTCGTCGAAGCGCTGCGTCGGCTCAAGAGCACCAGTAACCCGAAAGAGGATCACCCCGCGCCGTCGCTGACGCCTTGTGACCTGGAGGACCTCATCGAGCGCGGCCTGGCTCAGTACCCGGCCTGCCGTTTCGACAACCAGTGCAGCGAACGGCTGCGCAGCTGGCTGGATGCAGAGCTGTTTTCCCATTGGCTGAACGGCGCGCTGGAGCTGCTTGTCGCGGCACGGGGTGTGATGCTTGCGGCCCGGGCGGTGCAGCAGGGGCAACTGCTGGTGCGCCTGGAGCTGAGTGGTGTGGGCGGAAGCAACAGCATCATCCTCCAGCAGTACGTCCTGCGCCTGGCGCAGCGGCTGAATGCGCGCATGGGCATCCAGCGCAGCGCGGAGCACCTGGCCATCGATCTGGAACTGGAGCTGCGCCTGGCGGCCAACTGA
- the ptrR gene encoding putrescine utilization regulator PtrR — MDLVQLEIFCAVAAHKSIAAAAQAMHRVPSNLTTRIKQLEADLGADLFIRENNRLRLSLAGHDFLVYATRILGLVEEARVVVSGKEPTGRFPIGSLESTAAVRIPRLLARYHQQYPKVELDLSTGPSGDMIDGVIAGELIAAFVDGPIKHPALEGVPVFDEDMLVVAPSHHTPIQRGQDADGEMIYVFRDNCSYRHHFERWFAADGAAPGAIRELESYHSMLACVSAGGGLAVMPRSMLSNMPGSASVSAWPMSGDFARLNTWLIWRSDSRSRSLELFRQLVDEQAAALDMAGG; from the coding sequence ATGGACCTCGTCCAGCTGGAAATCTTCTGTGCCGTGGCGGCCCACAAGAGCATCGCCGCCGCCGCCCAGGCCATGCACCGCGTGCCGTCCAACCTGACCACGCGGATCAAGCAGCTGGAAGCGGACCTGGGCGCCGACCTGTTCATCCGCGAGAACAATCGCCTGCGCCTGTCCCTGGCCGGGCACGACTTCCTCGTCTACGCCACGCGCATCCTCGGCCTGGTGGAAGAGGCGCGGGTGGTGGTGTCGGGCAAGGAGCCCACGGGGCGCTTCCCCATCGGCTCGCTGGAGAGCACGGCGGCGGTGCGCATCCCGCGCCTGCTGGCGCGCTACCACCAGCAGTACCCGAAGGTGGAGCTGGACCTCTCCACCGGCCCGTCGGGCGACATGATCGACGGGGTGATCGCCGGCGAGCTGATCGCCGCCTTCGTCGACGGGCCGATCAAGCACCCGGCACTGGAGGGCGTGCCGGTGTTCGACGAGGACATGCTGGTGGTCGCGCCGTCACACCACACGCCGATCCAGCGCGGCCAGGATGCCGACGGCGAGATGATCTACGTGTTCCGCGACAACTGCTCCTACCGCCATCACTTCGAACGCTGGTTCGCCGCTGACGGCGCGGCCCCCGGCGCCATCCGCGAGCTGGAGTCCTACCACAGCATGCTCGCCTGCGTGAGCGCCGGCGGCGGCCTGGCGGTGATGCCGCGCAGCATGCTGAGCAACATGCCCGGCAGCGCCTCGGTCAGCGCCTGGCCCATGAGCGGCGACTTCGCCCGGCTGAACACCTGGCTGATCTGGCGCAGCGATTCGCGCTCTCGCTCGCTGGAGCTGTTCCGCCAACTGGTCGACGAACAGGCGGCGGCGCTGGACATGGCGGGGGGCTGA
- a CDS encoding aldehyde dehydrogenase family protein yields MSISPQTHAISRNPATGEVIDSYAFESAQALEQSLARAAQGYATWKRTPLEQRAAALVRLGQTLRANADALAATITAEMGKPITQARGEVEKCAGLCDWYAANGPQMLAPEPTSVEHERAWIEYRPLGPILAVMPWNFPIWQVLRGAVPALLAGNTYVLKHAPNVMGSAYGMLQAFQQADFPAGVFEVINVGNDLVSQAIRDDRIAAVTVTGSVRAGSAIGSQAGAALKKCVLELGGSDAFIVLADADLDVAVKAAVAGRFQNSGQVCAAAKRFIIEDSIANAFTERFVAATRELAMGDPTQAQTYVGPMARYDLRDELDDQVQRTLAEGATLLLGGGKAEGAGNFYQPTVLADVTPEMTSFREELFGPVASIIRARDARHALELANDSDFGLTATVFTADLARARQMTAELDVGGVFINGYSASDARVGFGGVKKSGFGRELSHFGVREFCNAQTVWVDRR; encoded by the coding sequence ATGAGCATCTCCCCGCAGACCCACGCGATCTCCCGCAATCCCGCCACCGGCGAGGTGATCGACAGCTACGCCTTCGAATCCGCGCAGGCGCTGGAGCAGTCCCTGGCCCGCGCGGCCCAGGGCTACGCGACCTGGAAGCGCACCCCGCTGGAGCAGCGCGCCGCCGCCCTGGTACGCCTCGGCCAGACGCTGCGCGCCAACGCCGATGCCCTTGCCGCCACTATCACCGCCGAGATGGGCAAGCCCATCACCCAGGCCCGTGGCGAAGTGGAAAAGTGCGCCGGCCTGTGCGACTGGTACGCCGCCAACGGCCCGCAGATGCTCGCCCCGGAGCCCACCAGCGTGGAGCACGAGCGCGCCTGGATCGAGTACCGCCCGCTGGGCCCGATCCTCGCGGTGATGCCGTGGAACTTCCCGATCTGGCAGGTGCTGCGCGGCGCGGTGCCGGCGCTGCTGGCAGGCAACACCTATGTGCTCAAGCACGCACCGAACGTCATGGGCAGCGCCTACGGAATGCTGCAGGCGTTCCAGCAGGCGGACTTCCCGGCCGGCGTGTTCGAGGTGATCAACGTCGGTAACGACCTGGTATCCCAGGCCATCCGCGACGACCGCATCGCCGCCGTCACCGTGACCGGCAGCGTGCGCGCCGGCTCCGCCATCGGCTCCCAGGCCGGCGCCGCGCTGAAGAAGTGCGTGCTCGAACTGGGCGGCTCGGACGCCTTCATCGTGCTCGCCGATGCCGACCTCGACGTGGCCGTGAAGGCCGCCGTCGCCGGGCGCTTCCAGAACTCCGGGCAGGTCTGCGCCGCCGCCAAGCGCTTCATCATCGAGGACAGCATCGCCAACGCCTTCACCGAACGCTTCGTCGCCGCCACTCGCGAACTGGCGATGGGCGACCCGACCCAGGCGCAGACCTACGTCGGCCCTATGGCCCGCTACGACCTGCGCGACGAACTGGACGACCAGGTGCAGCGCACCCTGGCCGAAGGCGCCACCCTGCTGCTGGGCGGCGGCAAGGCCGAAGGCGCGGGCAACTTCTACCAGCCCACCGTGCTGGCGGACGTGACGCCGGAAATGACCTCGTTCCGCGAGGAGCTGTTCGGCCCGGTGGCCTCGATCATCCGCGCCAGGGACGCCCGCCACGCGCTGGAACTGGCCAACGACAGCGACTTCGGCCTGACCGCCACGGTGTTCACCGCCGACCTCGCCCGCGCCCGGCAGATGACCGCCGAGCTGGACGTCGGTGGCGTATTCATCAACGGCTACAGCGCCAGCGATGCCCGCGTCGGTTTCGGCGGCGTGAAGAAGAGCGGCTTCGGTCGCGAGCTGTCGCACTTCGGCGTGCGCGAGTTCTGCAACGCACAGACCGTGTGGGTCGATCGCCGCTAA
- a CDS encoding adenylosuccinate synthase translates to MTHAELCEIARMWLTRRNTLCNHGCHLGLLGREWMKGAHVPDVLGFKAVGKRVESVAIQVRLAWSDADESARKQPPAKTLGMGLYRYYLCPEGAIQPYQLPPRWGMLWVTRKGQVVPMAGAVAESWNRLTFHSVAQDWQHERDIEQESWLLVRAMTRQPFSLP, encoded by the coding sequence ATGACGCACGCAGAGCTTTGCGAGATTGCCCGAATGTGGCTTACCCGGCGAAATACGCTGTGCAACCACGGTTGCCACTTGGGCTTGCTGGGACGGGAGTGGATGAAGGGGGCGCATGTGCCCGATGTATTGGGGTTCAAGGCGGTCGGGAAGCGGGTCGAATCCGTGGCGATTCAGGTTCGGCTGGCCTGGTCCGATGCCGATGAATCGGCGCGCAAGCAGCCACCCGCGAAGACGCTGGGGATGGGGCTGTACCGCTATTATCTCTGCCCCGAGGGGGCCATTCAGCCCTACCAGTTGCCACCACGGTGGGGAATGTTGTGGGTGACGCGCAAGGGGCAGGTAGTCCCTATGGCGGGTGCTGTTGCGGAGTCCTGGAACCGGCTTACGTTCCATTCCGTGGCCCAGGACTGGCAGCACGAACGGGATATCGAGCAGGAAAGCTGGCTCTTGGTTCGTGCGATGACCCGACAACCGTTTAGCTTGCCTTAA